From the Scylla paramamosain isolate STU-SP2022 chromosome 13, ASM3559412v1, whole genome shotgun sequence genome, the window TCATTATCAACCACTATTACTTCCTCATGGCGAGCTATTCTTGAACTGACCGctggaggagatgagggaatGGATCTACGCTTTAGCTAACTCATTCTGCTTCCTCATAGCAAACCAAGACGGAGAGACTGAGATAATTCGGCCACGTGAAGGAAACGAGGGAATTGAAATACTAGCTAACTCTTATATTACTGCCTCATAACCAAGAGAGACTGAGACACTCGGGGTGATTTGGCCACgtgaaaaaggagagatgagaagtaCGTGCGGAAGAGAATAACAGAGATGGACCCAAcaggcagaaggaagaggaggaagagaggaagaccagagagaaggtttatgggtACGGTGAAGGAATGCAGTTAATGGATGGAGCAGATGAAGACAGTAAGGTAAGGACAGTGATCTACTGCAGCGACCTCTACGGAATAAGACGTGCACTTAAGACCTTTCGTGtatctttctttaattctaACCAGTTGATATTAGTAAAGTATTAGTAAGAAGGACGGAAGATAAGAATGCGCTGAAGGATATACGCAAGGAAGTTGAGGCTGGGGGGAGGAGAAGCGTCCATCTAGCGAggttaagaagaagaaaccaTGAAGGGAACGATGAAAGGCAGCAGGAGAGGATGAGGCGGAGGTGATTCATAAGATGGCATCGTTAATTGAAAGAGGATGGATTGACTAGTAAAAGGGCACTCAGTTTTCACTCCTTGGTCGTCGTGAGTGAAGGAAACGCTAATGTACTTCACAGAGGGACGAGTGAGGCAGATGCACTACGTATCTTTACTATCTTCACTATCTTACGACCACGACTgtcacttccatcaccaccaccactcagccacccttcaaccaccaccaccaccaccaccactcactcagCCAcccttcaaccaccaccaccaccaccaccaccacacaaccaccactTAAATCAAGTCTTGGAGAATCAGTAccacttttttcccacattaccacatccttccccttctttgctcccctcatccctctcctcttcctctctctctctctctctctctctccctcatgaaGTAACCAGACAAGATTATtgccactctcactctctccctctctttcactcttttccctctctcatcttcatAAACCAGCCAGACACAAATGACACCACTCTcacattctccctctcactctccctctcccacaaaCTAACTAGATTATTCCcactcttactctctccctctcagtttctccctctccctttccctctcaccaGGCAGCAGGGCACCACGATGGCACAGGAATAGAAAACACTCTCAGGCAACGTGAAGGAGGCGCTGGAGGTGTGGTTGCCCTCCCTCACGTAGGGGAAAGACAACTGAGGCAGGTCAGCGCAGGACAACCTCACGCCCTCCCAGTTGATCATGCTTGAGTCCTCCCGAAGTTCCGGTTCATAcctgaggatgaggaggaaaatgaggaggatgcgtagatgaaggaggaaaaaggaggaggaaaaggggcaaaagaaaataaggtaagAATATCCCTGTCCATATTTGTGAGAATAAtgatgagaatgaagaggacgaagagtaaatgtggaaagaaagaaggaagtgaagaagtaaGAATACGGGGAGGATAAGAATATAGGGATGGGTATGAGAGGATAATGCATGAGGGATggaagatgaatgagagagaagagaaggaagagacgataaagagaggaaaaatgagggatggaagataaaatgagaaagaagagaaggaagagatgataaggagaggaaaaaaaaggtcaggaatatataagaaaaggaaaaaaagaaaagaaaatgagggatatgaggaagagaatgaaaggaatgaagatagTGAGGAGaagtagatgaaaaaagaaggaaagcaagagtAAAACTACAAAGATAAGTATGAGATAAAAAGATGGACgataaatgagaaagaagagaaggatgataagagaaagagagagataaaaaagaaggatCAGGAATGTAAAACCACAGGAACAAGTATGATGATAAtggaaataaggaggaggaggaggaggaggaggaggaggaggaggagaggtcagAGGAGGGATAacggaaggtgaaggagaacaTGAAAAGACGTCAAATGCCTAATATGGTTTATCAATAATCAGCTGCATATTttccttaagtctctctctctctctctctctctctctctctctctctctctctctctctctctctggtgccagcaagaatgaggaagaggaggcaagataacaagaaaacgaagaaaattagcaattatggaaatacagaaacaggggAAACTTAGGAAatttaaaaataaacacaaaatagtTAGATAAAATGAAGGTTAAGAAAAGAAACTGGccaggaaaatatataaagatgataaataaaaggatgaaggacagtgatgatgataatgctgtTGGAAAATGAAGGGTATAAAAGGAAAGAcgtaatgaataatgaaaaacagtggtgataatgataataatgatgacataAATAAGAGATATGAAGAGGAAAGCTCAATATGCAATGAAATATagtgatgatgctgataatgatgatgatgacgataatggtgGCAACTGTAGCAATGAAAAATGAAGGGTGCGAAGAGAAAGACgtaataaataatgaggaacaatggtagtgatgataataacgatgataacaacatttatgaaagatgaaagatatGAGAAGCTAAGAcggaatagaaaacgaaaatgatgatgatgatgatgatgatgatgatgatgatgatgatgacaactatgatggaaaataaagaatatgaaaagaaaaaaaaacgtaatatataatgaaaggatggtgataatgatgatgataatggtaactacgataaaaattaagaatatgaaaaaaatacaaaacaaaaacacgaacacagtgctaaaaatacacacacacacacacacacacacacacacacacacacacacacacacacacttacctgaaGCAGTAGTTGAGGGCACAGAGGGCAGCCGTGAGCAGGACCTCCAGCACGGACAGGGGCACCAGCAGGGggttcctcaccaccaccacatttctGTCCCCCTCCCGCTCCTCCACCCGCAccacccccgccccgcccatcTGAAAGCCGCCACCCTCACGCCTTTTCATGCTGTTGGGGGCGAGAGATTAAGTGAttggttgagtgagtgagtgagtgagtgagtgagtggttgaCTGATTGATGGATTAATGGAGTGATTGAATGGTTGACTGGGAGAGTGAATGGTTGATTAAGTGGTTCGTCGACTGATGGATTGACTGAATGGTTGACTGAGTGGCAGAGTGAGTGATTAATTAAGTGGTTGACTGATGGGTTGACCGAGTAACTGATTGGTTGATTCATTGaccgaatgactgactgactgagtttcATTATCTGCATCAGCGTGGTCATATGATgtcaaaaataagaaaatgaacaaataaagtTACATAGCCTTTATCTATATACTTGTTAGAATTAAGGAAAAATAGGGATAGACTACGAAATTAATGATAGAAATTCAGAAGGTGaaagggttgaaaaaaaaagaagccggGGGATTCACTGGATTATACTGACACTAATTGGACTGTATGAAATGTTAGCGCTAAGACAATGCTATATggtactattgttgttgctattaggCAGGATTGAGTTAATAAAGCTTGAAAAATAAAGGGTGGACGTAAAGTGAGATATGAAGAAGATAGAAGAGttttcaagactttttttttctttttagggaagttacttatttattgatttatctttATGTACGCGGGGCATCGGccaggagcaaaaaaaaaaaaaaaaatcaaagaaaaaggaGCCTTGAAGAACCAACTACAAAACAGAAGTCAGAAACGATCACCAAAATCTGAATAATAAGTGTCTAGAAACCTTCCTCTCGAGTTTCCAAAGGGAGACAAAAAGGGAACACTAGTATATGTGATGATGTCTTTTTATGATACATTTTGGAAAGGGAATACACGAAGAACTGATGTTATTTAGCACTTAGGGGGAAACAGGGCATTTAGGGGGAAACAGGGCATTAAATAAACTGTCCTTCGTTACGGGGGGGACGGGAActgcacacccacccaccccaacacacacacacacacacacacacacacacacactaaaaggcATACATAAAAAAACTGGTATTATTTAACATTTCTAAGGGGGATACAGTATAGTAAATAAATAGTCTTCAATTACTGGGGAATGgaaactgaacacacacacacacacacacacacacacacacatacaattccCACACCACCGAGGGACCGAGCACCGCCCCCTCCACTCACAATTATTAGTTCAGAACACCCCAGAAGTTAGAGTGGCGTGTCGTTAGCACAAGAGAAGCTGAACTGAGGGCCTGAAGGGCGATAGCAGCGGTGGGTGACGGGTgatgagggagagcgagggtgagcgagggaggggagagggggaggagaacgagagcgggagggaaggaagataaggtatgtgtgtgtgtgtgtgtgtgtgtgtgtgtgtgtgtgtgtgtgtgtgtgtgtgtatgtgtgtgtgtgtgtgtgtgtgtgttatcaggaCAGCTCATGATCGTTTCCACTTCTCAGGTGTGTTCTTTAATCCGTCACCTGTGCCTGGCCTTACCTGTGCTTGGTTTGTGGCCTCAAGGTTTTTCTAAAGAGATACCTACATATCCACCTTTCCTAACAATCTcagtaagaataaaaaatgggcattacttctttttttactttcattttctctcattctaaAAGTCTAACGATAAAGGAACGAAtatttgacctttttttttcttgtacttcgTTCTTCACCTTAATCTTTCGCTCGGATGTTTACAATTACAGACATGCGGTTGCATATATTACGTTCTTgcgtcactacacacacacatacatacatacatgcttaCGTCACTATTTCCTGTTATTCTTcgtcaaatattttttttcttacgtatcaaagAGACTggccaagaaaataaaagactgCTAAATTTACTGATCcccacaaaaatatataaatagataaatgaataaaaatcagtgaataaataaacaaacaaaactaagggaaagaataaaggaaaaaaaaaaaaacgtcacttCCTGTGCCACTGTTGGTCTAGACAGCGTGGACGGGCGAGCCATTAAGCCGACACACCTCTACCTGATACACTTGATACGTTGATAGCAAGTGTCGACAGGCATGACCGTGGCCACCATTTCTCaacatttcattctctcttaagATCAGCTTCCCGAGGCCACATAGAGGAGGTGGATTCTTATGTACGTTCTTCCCGTTCATGTTGCAGAATTTTATTCTATCATCCCCACCATGATAGCGCCCTTGAAAAGCACGATAGGTTATACTAGAGCTAAAACTAGATCAAGTGAGAGTAAGTTTGAAAACACAGCTCCTGTATTGCGTGAGCCAGAAAGCTTATCACCAAATTCTCGATAACCTAGTATGATTTGGGGTGAAACACTCTACTCTTGCGCAACCGTAATTGGGCGTGGGACATTTGGGAAAGCCACGTGGAATCAATACAGGTAAGCTAATTATGATGAGGTAAGAGAGGTATCAGTGATGCAGTTTGTCCTTGGGGTTTAATGGACACAGAAGTGATTATGTTGTTTAGTGATTAGCGTCTTGTTAGCGTTGGTAGTCAGATGACTCTCTCCTGTGCAGCATCCCACACTTTCCCTGTTCGTTTGCGCGTGTGGTTTGCTTATAACTGTTTGCGGTGCACCTGACTCCCCACCTGCCAGTCAAGCACGCCAGGTGAAGGCGACTCATGCTTGGCTCAGATGTAACTCCTCTATCACTTCAAACCTGATTCCTGAACAGGCCACTCACttagtcattcattcacttcagcCAGAAAACAAGGCAGGTATCATATTATAAAAGGTCATGCACTCAAAATTAGTACTGCCTGATAAATCATCTatactttataaagaaaaaaagttgtataacagtcattcattcattcagtcattcggTCAGTAAAAAAACATTGAATATATCAAAAATTTTAAAGGTCACGaatttaagataaaaaaaatagttatcgATAATCCCCGAATATGACCTTAAATTCTATTCCAACTTAATCTAATTCCAAAGCAATCActtagtcattcattcagtcagtcagtcagtgagtcagtaagCAATCCAGCCACCAAACAAAAATCACCCAAtagataacaataaaaagaaaaacctacTAGCTAACCTTAATTCATTTTACTTGACATCTTAACCTAGATCTAAAACCAATAATCTCATCCATAACCCAGTCACTCCTTACACagcttccttcattaattcctGAGGCTCCCTACTCACCTCACTCATTAACCTGTGACCCTCATTCATAACTTCAcccacacaccgacacacagaCCCACCCAGAGCCACTGAGCACAAGATGTGAGCCTCTTTGAAGCTTCTCCACTCAGCCCCTTTAATAGCAGTACACAAGACCACCATATCgagataaggaggagaggaggtgagcaagtggaaggtggagagaggtggagagaggcaCGGTGGACTTGATTATCAGTGCTATGAACTATTAAGATTGTATAGTgaccttgagtgtgtgtgtgtgtgtgtgtgtgtgagagagaaagagggggagagagtgagtgtatgtatgtgttctCTCTGGCAAGCGCAGCACGTACCATCAGTCGTATTTCCTTATCATTGTTGATCATTATGTTATTTTCGTTCAGTTaccttgtcagtcagtcagtcagtgagtcagtgagtcggTCATTTCATACCATTATACACTcgactcattcattcattcatgcactcacccacgaccaccaccgctaccTTCACCCTTGCAACACATCCAGGGATTCCTGCTGACGAAGGCAAACTAATGGCGAGACTCAAGctacacctgtttttttttttttttcatcccacaGGTGAGTGTCTTGATCGccattaatgaagaaaaggattGCAGGGATTATGATAAGAAAGATACACCACCTGTTGTataccattcctcctcctcctcctcctcctcctcctcctcctcccgcgcctGAGAACACCTCTTGCGGAACCTCAATCATCCAAGTATTGCGTGGTTTCGCCTCAACCAggtaaagtgaatgaaaaacagcggaaaaaaaaattgcataaaCTGCGTGTATAGTCTGTACAGCTTTCCGGTaaccttcgtgtgtgtgtgtgtgtgtgtgtgtggtgaagtaaCGTGCAGGAATGAATGGCTGCATACTCTGTATagtttttgtctatttttgttgttattgttattgttttgtttcatgaAGGTGAGaacgagggagaaaaaaaaaaagaggaggtaagaaagagtgagagagagaaaaaaaatagtggcgTTACTGAtaggcaaggaaaagaaaaaaaaatgatatagagGATCAAAACTATCATTCATTCCTACGGCAACACTTTACTCTCatttcaacaccaccaccaccaccaccatctttacaacaacaatcaccactttcacccttttctctccaccatcactcttccacctttccaccaccaccacgatcaccaccatcagaatTCACCACAAGCCTTCTAACAAAACTACACAATCCTTCacttaatagagaaaaaaaaaaaaaggaaaaaaacatatccgacatttcctcttcctcctctcttcttttcttcttccattcctctttccctcacgtTATCAGAGACACTGTCACTGCCCAGCATCCTTATCGCTAAGTGAGTTACTGTGTagatatgacacacacacacacacacacacacacacacatacacacacacatacacacacacacacacacacacacacacacacagacacacacacacacacacacacacacacacacacacatgttcctCGCCTTCTGTCTTTATCAACCAATCATAATCACTTCCACATTTCCTTCTCGGTGATTGGTTGAGATACTGAGGGTATATGCAA encodes:
- the LOC135106490 gene encoding uncharacterized protein LOC135106490, whose product is MKRREGGGFQMGGAGVVRVEEREGDRNVVVVRNPLLVPLSVLEVLLTAALCALNYCFRYEPELREDSSMINWEGVRLSCADLPQLSFPYVREGNHTSSASFTLPESVFYSCAIVVPCCLVLIAETVRCQFPSRRIKHVESCNITFLMVVRRILRFLLTFVMGGGGYGSPGGGDEAGGGGPKTLSAAGVWFFGARGGVRGGGLHLGARAGV